From Segatella copri, the proteins below share one genomic window:
- a CDS encoding RNA polymerase sigma factor, translating into MEETEFEHIAQKMRPRLTAHCQRYLSAGTLAEEADDIVQETLVKLWKMHERLSEYQSIEALGMTIARNLCIDHLRRNKAQTASLEQMKHPAEICTATERTDQTIIGEDTQRRLNRAMDRLPDTQRRMLLLRSEGKSLDEIAEICGANKTSTKTMISAARRSLLKMMKS; encoded by the coding sequence ATGGAAGAAACAGAATTTGAACATATCGCCCAGAAAATGCGCCCCAGGTTGACGGCACATTGTCAACGCTATCTCTCGGCAGGAACCCTTGCCGAAGAAGCTGATGACATCGTGCAGGAAACCCTGGTGAAGCTCTGGAAGATGCACGAAAGGCTCTCGGAATACCAGAGCATCGAGGCCTTAGGTATGACGATAGCCAGGAATCTCTGCATCGACCATCTGAGACGCAACAAAGCCCAGACGGCATCGCTGGAACAGATGAAGCATCCCGCAGAAATCTGTACGGCAACAGAGCGTACCGACCAGACCATCATCGGCGAGGATACGCAAAGGCGACTCAACAGGGCGATGGACAGGCTTCCGGATACGCAGAGAAGAATGCTGCTATTGAGAAGCGAGGGAAAGAGCCTCGATGAGATTGCCGAAATCTGCGGAGCCAACAAGACGAGCACCAAGACGATGATTTCTGCAGCAAGAAGATCATTGCTGAAAATGATGAAGTCATAA
- a CDS encoding FKBP-type peptidyl-prolyl cis-trans isomerase produces MAKREYVEANKRWLEEKAKEEGVMALPRGIYYKVLKQGDPKGAQPSRRSIVTAHYTGWTINGKKFDSSRGGTPFAMRLSDLIDGWIVAMQQMHVGDQWELYIPAEMGYGKFSQPGIPGGSTLIFEVELLGVG; encoded by the coding sequence ATGGCAAAAAGAGAATATGTTGAGGCCAACAAGCGTTGGCTGGAGGAAAAGGCAAAGGAGGAGGGCGTTATGGCGCTGCCTCGTGGTATATATTATAAGGTGTTGAAGCAGGGCGACCCGAAGGGAGCACAGCCTAGCCGACGCAGCATCGTGACGGCTCATTATACCGGTTGGACCATCAACGGCAAGAAGTTTGATTCCAGCCGTGGCGGTACGCCGTTCGCTATGCGATTGAGCGACCTGATTGACGGCTGGATTGTGGCTATGCAGCAGATGCACGTGGGCGACCAGTGGGAACTTTACATCCCAGCCGAGATGGGCTACGGCAAGTTCTCGCAGCCGGGCATCCCAGGCGGTTCTACCCTGATATTCGAAGTAGAACTGCTGGGAGTGGGATAA
- a CDS encoding alpha/beta hydrolase yields the protein MKQKRMRKIGIASALGLVVLVVLGLYGASNYMLNYSLNYPKEERMTAEHWKNRMKNECPWMIGWMDSVYQHHCVKDTFVVMPSGYKAHAIYLYAPKTTEKTAVVVHGYQVRSEGMLHIAYLYNHDMGYNVLLPDLYGHGESEGDHIQMGWKDRWDVIRWSEVANEIFKVKSEGRGVKGEGGKVKSEERRVKNTRQVIHGISMGAATTMAVSGEKTPDYVKCFVEDCGYTSVWDEFAAQLKDQFGLPAFPLMNTTSALCRYRYGWSFAEAQQIEQVRKSTKPMLFIHGDKDAFVPYAMLHPLYEAKTKGRKAIFIAKGSVHAMAYRDHHEEYTRIVKDFVSKEE from the coding sequence ATGAAACAGAAAAGGATGAGAAAGATAGGCATCGCTTCGGCTCTGGGCTTGGTGGTGCTTGTGGTGCTGGGCTTGTATGGTGCCAGCAACTATATGCTCAATTATTCGCTCAACTATCCGAAGGAGGAGAGAATGACGGCTGAGCATTGGAAGAACAGAATGAAGAACGAGTGTCCCTGGATGATTGGCTGGATGGACTCCGTGTATCAGCACCATTGCGTGAAGGATACCTTTGTCGTGATGCCGTCGGGCTACAAGGCCCATGCCATCTATCTCTATGCACCGAAGACTACGGAAAAGACTGCCGTGGTGGTGCATGGCTATCAGGTGCGCTCCGAGGGAATGCTGCACATCGCCTATCTCTATAATCACGATATGGGGTATAATGTGCTCCTGCCAGATTTGTATGGACATGGAGAGAGTGAGGGCGACCATATCCAGATGGGATGGAAGGATAGATGGGATGTCATCAGATGGTCGGAAGTAGCCAATGAGATTTTTAAAGTGAAGAGTGAAGGACGAGGAGTGAAGGGTGAAGGAGGAAAAGTGAAGAGTGAAGAACGAAGAGTGAAGAATACCCGTCAGGTGATTCACGGTATTTCGATGGGTGCGGCAACCACGATGGCAGTATCGGGAGAGAAGACTCCCGATTACGTGAAGTGCTTTGTGGAGGACTGCGGCTATACCAGCGTATGGGATGAGTTTGCTGCTCAGCTCAAAGACCAGTTTGGCTTGCCTGCCTTCCCGCTGATGAATACCACTTCCGCCCTTTGCCGGTATCGTTACGGCTGGTCGTTTGCCGAGGCTCAGCAGATAGAGCAGGTTCGCAAGAGCACCAAACCGATGCTCTTTATCCATGGCGACAAGGATGCCTTCGTGCCCTACGCTATGCTTCATCCGCTTTACGAGGCAAAGACGAAGGGCAGAAAAGCCATCTTCATCGCCAAGGGCTCCGTTCATGCCATGGCGTATCGCGACCATCATGAGGAATACACCCGCATCGTGAAAGATTTTGTTTCTAAAGAAGAATAG
- a CDS encoding OprO/OprP family phosphate-selective porin, producing the protein MKKKTYLLMALTMVSMGMNAQNTEKSSVEKGIENFAKSMTFGGTIRSKYEYQTEEGEGRFEVRTARINVAGNVTKEVSYKAEIDLCDEGKIKMLDAYTRIKPWKTLQLTIGQERVPFTIDAHRSPHQQYFANRSFIAKQVGNVRDVGAEIGYTWNVGFPIVVNAGIFNGSGLTNQKDYWTKGVNYSAKAQFLFPNVNLVLSTQKIKPSDVTVTMYDGGITFHKGGFIAEAEYLYKHYSKNAFHDVHAFDGFVCYDIPVANPKSIIRKVSPLARYDFMSDHSDGTRYGGSDTELGALKINDYKRHRVTGGVTLSLAKPFISDIRINYEKYFYRKGGIAKVSEKDKIVVEFMTKF; encoded by the coding sequence ATGAAGAAGAAAACGTATTTGTTGATGGCACTCACGATGGTGTCGATGGGAATGAATGCTCAGAATACAGAAAAAAGCTCTGTAGAGAAGGGCATTGAGAATTTCGCCAAGTCGATGACCTTTGGTGGAACCATCCGCTCTAAGTATGAGTACCAGACCGAAGAGGGGGAGGGACGATTTGAGGTGCGTACGGCCCGTATCAATGTAGCAGGAAATGTAACAAAGGAGGTTAGTTATAAGGCTGAGATTGATCTCTGTGATGAGGGTAAGATCAAGATGCTTGATGCTTATACCCGCATCAAGCCTTGGAAGACACTGCAGCTTACCATCGGTCAGGAGCGTGTGCCATTCACTATTGATGCTCACCGTTCTCCTCATCAGCAGTACTTCGCCAACCGTTCGTTCATCGCCAAGCAGGTGGGCAACGTGCGTGACGTGGGTGCTGAAATCGGATACACCTGGAATGTAGGTTTCCCTATCGTGGTGAATGCCGGTATCTTCAACGGTTCGGGCTTGACCAACCAGAAGGATTACTGGACCAAGGGCGTTAACTATTCAGCCAAGGCTCAGTTCCTCTTTCCGAATGTGAACCTGGTGTTGAGTACCCAGAAGATCAAGCCATCTGATGTTACGGTAACGATGTATGATGGTGGTATCACCTTCCACAAGGGCGGTTTCATTGCTGAGGCTGAGTATCTTTACAAGCATTACAGCAAGAATGCCTTTCACGATGTGCATGCTTTCGATGGATTCGTATGCTATGATATTCCGGTGGCTAATCCCAAGAGCATCATCAGGAAGGTTTCTCCTTTGGCAAGATATGATTTCATGAGCGACCACAGTGATGGTACAAGATATGGCGGTTCTGATACAGAGCTTGGTGCCTTGAAGATTAATGATTATAAGCGCCATCGTGTTACGGGCGGTGTAACCCTGAGTCTTGCCAAGCCATTCATCTCTGATATCCGTATCAACTACGAGAAATATTTCTATCGTAAAGGTGGTATAGCTAAAGTTTCAGAAAAAGATAAGATTGTTGTGGAGTTCATGACAAAGTTCTAA
- the hisB gene encoding bifunctional histidinol-phosphatase/imidazoleglycerol-phosphate dehydratase HisB: MKQTRLLFIDRDGTLIQEPEDEQIDSFEKLVFTKGVFRNLAFIAQHTDYELVMVSNQDGLGTDSFPENTFWPVHNFIIQTLESEGIHFSKQHIDRHFPEDNSPMRKPGTGMLTEYIDNPAYDMANSYVIGDRETDAQLAENLGCKSLILGKDGMDWDKIAEILFAGDRIAEVKRTTKETDIYIKVNLDGSGKCDISTGLGFFDHMLEQIGKHGMMDLTIHTKGDLYVDEHHTIEDTGIALGECLLQALGDKRGIERYGYSLPMDDCLCQVALDFGGRPWLIWDAEFHREKVGEMPTEMFKHFFKSLSDAAKMNLNIKAEGENEHHKIEGIFKALARSLKMAVKRDIYHFELPSSKGML; the protein is encoded by the coding sequence ATGAAACAGACAAGATTACTCTTCATCGACCGCGATGGAACTCTGATTCAGGAACCAGAGGACGAACAGATTGACAGCTTCGAGAAGCTGGTATTCACCAAGGGCGTGTTCCGCAATCTCGCCTTCATTGCCCAGCACACCGACTACGAGCTGGTGATGGTGAGCAACCAGGACGGCTTGGGTACCGACTCCTTTCCGGAAAATACCTTCTGGCCAGTCCACAACTTCATCATCCAGACCCTGGAGAGCGAAGGCATCCACTTCAGCAAACAGCACATCGACCGCCACTTCCCTGAGGATAACTCGCCGATGAGAAAGCCGGGCACAGGCATGCTGACCGAATACATCGATAATCCTGCCTACGATATGGCAAACAGTTATGTAATCGGTGACCGTGAAACCGATGCCCAGCTTGCAGAAAACCTGGGTTGCAAGAGTCTGATTCTTGGAAAGGATGGCATGGACTGGGACAAGATAGCCGAGATTCTCTTTGCCGGCGACCGCATCGCAGAGGTGAAGCGCACCACCAAGGAAACGGATATCTACATCAAGGTAAATCTCGATGGTTCAGGAAAATGCGACATTTCTACCGGTCTCGGTTTCTTCGACCACATGCTGGAACAGATAGGCAAGCACGGCATGATGGATCTCACCATCCATACCAAGGGCGACCTCTATGTGGATGAGCATCATACCATTGAGGATACGGGTATTGCACTGGGCGAATGCCTGCTGCAGGCTTTAGGTGACAAGCGCGGAATAGAAAGATACGGCTATAGTCTGCCGATGGACGACTGTCTCTGTCAGGTGGCATTGGATTTCGGTGGCCGTCCATGGCTGATCTGGGATGCCGAATTTCACAGAGAAAAGGTGGGCGAAATGCCAACCGAGATGTTCAAGCATTTCTTCAAGAGTCTGAGTGATGCGGCAAAGATGAACCTCAACATCAAGGCTGAGGGCGAGAACGAGCATCATAAGATAGAAGGCATCTTCAAGGCGCTTGCCCGTTCGCTGAAAATGGCGGTAAAGAGAGACATCTACCACTTCGAACTTCCTAGCTCTAAGGGAATGCTGTAA
- a CDS encoding sensor histidine kinase, translated as MNRRIKQVWLLAILSSFLLIGLQTYWLYNSVTYSMGEMGKKNAEKAEQAIIAYLTNIGAAVKEKSHIGYVVSAYFSDFKGPCTTVCSPLDTDTIIGGVVYRKPGFGNVMEKRDTFDLRETDSNNSFDCLNTYITYQLTHFDKAHFDRFISRKLGNDFIGAEMKTGKHRLWQTRIVEPPTLFHHEMLVEVPFNPIQYQSMQMRMQVLMLPILKGMMWQMIGSLLVTIMLLLSIAYLIKVMLLQKKVDKMRSDFVHTMIHELKRPVQTLKMCVSVFSAQKTDEKDENALIMETVREESDNLTAYLAKLREVIRAEEHIPLQITSFDIHAALLNLVAMYRKNRQKEVNVSLDYQRTSDRLMGDRDQLLNVVSNLMENSVKYSGDIVNIHVACRDTEKEEVMISVSDNGIGISPDEQQRVWTKFYRSNAYPDMMQPGIGLGLSFVDMIVKAHGGRKMMQSEVGKGTRISIVIPQHS; from the coding sequence ATGAATAGAAGAATCAAACAAGTCTGGCTGCTCGCCATCCTTTCCTCTTTCCTGCTGATAGGCTTGCAGACCTATTGGCTCTACAATAGCGTGACCTATTCGATGGGAGAGATGGGGAAGAAAAACGCCGAAAAGGCGGAACAGGCGATTATTGCCTATCTGACAAATATCGGAGCGGCGGTAAAAGAAAAATCACATATCGGTTATGTCGTCTCGGCATATTTTTCAGACTTCAAGGGTCCCTGTACTACGGTTTGCTCTCCGCTGGATACGGATACAATCATTGGTGGAGTGGTGTATCGCAAGCCGGGATTCGGTAACGTGATGGAGAAGAGAGATACTTTCGATTTGCGTGAGACGGATTCCAACAATTCTTTTGATTGCCTGAATACTTACATCACTTACCAGCTTACCCACTTTGACAAGGCGCATTTTGACCGTTTCATCAGTAGGAAACTGGGCAATGATTTCATCGGGGCAGAGATGAAGACGGGAAAGCATCGTCTGTGGCAGACAAGAATCGTAGAGCCTCCTACCTTGTTTCATCACGAAATGCTGGTAGAAGTGCCTTTCAATCCTATCCAGTATCAGTCGATGCAGATGAGGATGCAGGTGCTGATGCTGCCCATCCTGAAGGGAATGATGTGGCAGATGATAGGAAGTCTGTTGGTTACCATCATGCTTCTCCTGAGCATAGCTTATCTCATCAAGGTGATGCTCCTGCAGAAGAAGGTGGATAAGATGCGAAGCGACTTTGTGCATACGATGATTCACGAGTTGAAGCGCCCCGTGCAGACGCTGAAGATGTGTGTATCTGTATTCTCTGCTCAAAAGACAGATGAGAAGGATGAGAATGCCCTCATCATGGAGACCGTAAGAGAGGAGAGCGATAACCTGACCGCCTATCTCGCCAAACTTCGTGAAGTAATCAGGGCAGAGGAACATATCCCGCTCCAGATAACTTCTTTCGATATCCATGCCGCTTTGCTGAATCTGGTGGCTATGTATCGAAAGAACAGACAGAAGGAGGTGAATGTTTCGCTCGATTACCAACGCACTTCCGACCGGCTGATGGGAGATAGAGACCAGCTTCTGAATGTGGTCAGCAACCTGATGGAGAACTCGGTGAAGTATTCCGGCGACATTGTCAATATCCATGTTGCCTGCCGAGATACCGAGAAGGAGGAAGTCATGATTTCTGTATCAGATAATGGTATCGGAATTTCGCCCGACGAGCAGCAGAGAGTCTGGACGAAGTTCTATCGCAGCAATGCTTACCCGGATATGATGCAGCCGGGCATCGGCTTGGGCTTGAGTTTTGTGGATATGATTGTGAAGGCCCATGGGGGCAGAAAAATGATGCAGAGCGAAGTGGGCAAGGGAACCAGAATTTCAATCGTCATCCCGCAGCATTCCTGA
- a CDS encoding outer membrane beta-barrel protein gives MKKETVICAMLATATCATAQNGKFPTSGVSADSVQTEKDSIKANQEAEIKADKEAEIQAVTVTGHRPMYKMRNDALVTRVRNTPLAKEPTLDDVLKHIPGMKQTADGTLEVNGLGAPIIYLNDKKATSAELSHLDVKLIDEIELITTPGAKFDATTGAVLRILTRRTDEGIFGKMQVYDKLSEVNTNHEELTLGWVTKKISLTGFYGYTDNRYNVHQPQEALVRAKDGEYLFGTDRHGKNKANYNATELNFDWLLSKQHEVGIQWEGLWLNGGRSEKQQQYYRYPNPAGEDTNREMKLSDADGEMKYFDAESQQWGHQRSHHFNLFHLAKWSKHFSSQIYLDYARNKNSDSQPITEKEGSEMQETLNRSNSNYDIYSGRFEVKQLISDKHSINFGGEWSLMEGKGKTESSADMLGTTEYKNHDTKTAAYLQYQGEAGRWSWWAGIRYEHLTSRYTNLSEKSPDNMERHYDQWFPSFGITIKEPSWHHSLSFRTTTARPSFSQLSGNIYYTSRFQYQISNPKLQPVNTYRLTYSVQWKDFMGMLRYTRTDHSIMYIHEVPEDKPVRYVSTFMNFNKIQKYMAYLNWGHVFGCWRPNVNASITYQRFSVNDHGELISYNGATWNASFDNYFTLPNDYQLSLSYSFDNGGQVGKMKFSPTQNWSLGANKSWMDGRLQVAFSANDLFHQQLFKERTHEHAVDFSQTEDYKLWSYKLTVTWKFNKRKGRYNGMNSAEDELNRL, from the coding sequence ATGAAGAAAGAAACAGTTATATGTGCGATGCTAGCCACCGCCACCTGTGCAACAGCACAAAACGGGAAATTCCCGACATCCGGAGTTTCCGCGGACTCGGTACAGACTGAAAAAGATTCGATCAAAGCTAACCAAGAAGCTGAGATCAAAGCAGACAAGGAAGCCGAGATTCAAGCCGTAACCGTAACAGGTCATCGCCCGATGTACAAGATGAGAAACGATGCCTTGGTTACCCGTGTCCGTAATACTCCTTTAGCAAAGGAGCCAACGCTGGATGATGTATTGAAGCACATACCCGGCATGAAACAAACCGCCGATGGAACTCTGGAAGTAAACGGACTGGGAGCACCCATCATCTATCTCAACGACAAGAAGGCGACTTCTGCCGAACTCTCTCATCTCGATGTGAAGCTGATAGATGAAATAGAACTCATTACCACTCCTGGTGCAAAATTTGATGCAACGACGGGAGCCGTACTGAGAATCCTGACGAGAAGAACAGACGAGGGTATATTCGGCAAGATGCAGGTGTATGATAAGTTGAGCGAGGTGAACACCAACCACGAGGAATTGACTCTGGGTTGGGTAACGAAGAAGATTTCGCTCACAGGATTTTACGGCTACACAGACAACCGATACAATGTGCATCAGCCACAGGAAGCGCTCGTAAGAGCCAAAGATGGCGAATATCTCTTCGGAACCGACCGCCATGGCAAGAACAAGGCAAATTATAACGCTACAGAACTCAACTTCGACTGGTTGCTCAGCAAGCAACACGAAGTGGGAATACAATGGGAAGGGCTTTGGCTGAATGGCGGCAGAAGCGAGAAACAGCAGCAGTACTATCGCTATCCTAACCCAGCAGGAGAAGATACAAATAGAGAGATGAAGCTTTCTGATGCGGATGGCGAGATGAAGTATTTTGATGCGGAGAGCCAGCAATGGGGACACCAGCGCAGTCACCACTTCAACCTCTTCCATCTGGCTAAATGGTCGAAGCATTTCTCATCACAGATTTATCTGGACTATGCAAGGAACAAGAATTCTGACAGCCAGCCTATCACGGAGAAAGAAGGTAGCGAGATGCAGGAAACCCTCAACCGTTCCAATTCCAACTACGATATCTATAGTGGAAGATTCGAAGTCAAGCAACTCATCTCTGACAAACATTCCATCAACTTCGGTGGCGAATGGAGCCTGATGGAAGGCAAGGGAAAAACCGAAAGTTCTGCCGATATGCTTGGAACTACGGAATACAAAAACCACGATACCAAGACGGCAGCTTACCTGCAATATCAGGGTGAAGCTGGCAGATGGAGCTGGTGGGCAGGCATCCGATACGAGCATCTCACCTCCCGATACACCAATCTGTCGGAGAAATCTCCCGACAATATGGAGCGTCATTACGACCAATGGTTTCCATCGTTCGGTATCACTATCAAAGAACCATCATGGCATCACTCGCTCAGCTTCCGCACTACCACCGCCCGACCTTCTTTCAGTCAGCTCAGTGGGAACATCTACTATACCTCGCGCTTTCAGTATCAGATCAGCAATCCGAAGCTACAGCCTGTCAACACCTATCGTCTGACCTACTCGGTGCAGTGGAAAGATTTCATGGGAATGCTGAGATACACCCGTACCGACCACTCCATCATGTACATTCATGAAGTGCCGGAAGACAAGCCCGTAAGATACGTGAGTACATTCATGAACTTCAACAAGATTCAGAAATACATGGCATATCTCAACTGGGGTCACGTCTTCGGCTGCTGGCGCCCAAATGTAAATGCAAGCATCACTTACCAGCGCTTCTCCGTAAATGATCATGGAGAGCTAATCAGCTATAACGGAGCAACTTGGAATGCATCGTTTGACAATTACTTCACGCTACCAAACGACTATCAGCTGTCGCTCTCCTACAGTTTTGACAACGGAGGACAAGTGGGCAAAATGAAGTTCAGCCCCACTCAGAACTGGAGTCTTGGTGCCAACAAATCGTGGATGGACGGCAGATTACAGGTTGCCTTCAGTGCCAACGACCTCTTCCATCAGCAGCTCTTCAAGGAGCGAACCCACGAGCATGCCGTTGACTTCTCCCAGACTGAGGATTACAAGCTATGGAGCTACAAGTTGACCGTAACCTGGAAATTCAACAAGCGCAAGGGAAGATACAACGGCATGAACAGTGCGGAAGATGAATTGAACCGACTATAG
- a CDS encoding response regulator transcription factor — MIKILFADDDLKYSMLLKSFLQQHGYDVTYAGNGKKAWEQFPEVKPDLVLLDINMPEMDGYEVAERIRAIDPKVLIFFLTDRTEKNDRLKGFSLKANDYLAKPFYPEELLARIEERFSMNESETIEEEVYHFGETTFCYNNNELRTRSSRVLITSRQADILRLLAKNIGNVVSKEMIQEAVWGTVSYANSLAVNVQMTYLRHALQHDATVKIESLKKKGYVLSVISPE, encoded by the coding sequence ATGATCAAGATATTATTTGCAGACGATGACTTGAAGTATTCCATGTTGCTGAAGAGTTTCCTGCAGCAGCATGGCTACGATGTGACTTATGCCGGCAATGGCAAGAAGGCATGGGAGCAGTTCCCGGAAGTGAAGCCCGACCTGGTATTGCTCGACATCAATATGCCGGAGATGGATGGCTATGAGGTGGCAGAACGCATCAGAGCCATCGACCCGAAGGTGCTTATCTTCTTTCTCACCGACCGTACGGAGAAGAACGATCGACTGAAAGGTTTCTCCCTGAAGGCAAACGATTATCTTGCCAAACCCTTCTATCCGGAAGAGTTGCTGGCAAGAATAGAGGAGCGGTTCTCTATGAATGAGAGTGAGACGATAGAAGAGGAGGTGTATCATTTCGGTGAAACCACCTTCTGCTATAATAACAATGAGCTTCGTACCCGTTCCTCTCGTGTGCTCATTACCAGCCGACAAGCCGACATCCTCCGTCTGCTGGCGAAGAATATCGGCAATGTAGTAAGCAAGGAGATGATACAGGAGGCGGTGTGGGGTACCGTGAGCTATGCCAACTCCCTGGCTGTGAATGTGCAGATGACGTATCTTCGCCATGCTCTTCAGCATGATGCGACCGTTAAGATTGAGTCGCTGAAGAAAAAGGGATACGTCTTATCTGTTATTTCTCCAGAGTAA
- a CDS encoding TonB-dependent receptor domain-containing protein, with protein MLDFKVKRFVGIIFHLILAQICLAQTGIANQNFGKDTLQLREVVVRATRPLAKLNSEGFVTEVKGTVLEKLGFAKDVMGMLPGVLNNNGSIEVFGKGKPVFYINGHIVRNNIEVEQLKANQIDKITVITNPSSRYASTVGSIIKITTIKKVGDGFSFDNIATIGYRNYLYGKDNLDLNYRIDNLDVFGTLGFEKGKDTNSSKNVQNSWLSSHHQQNTTMKSTQHSNLIDGKWGFDFSSSPKLSFGAFYQVSYAPIKTNSSIMSSLYSDDVIESETSAYKDIKLRDLEHLLDGYCHGVWGKWNLEMTFDLMWKKTRENQNVIEQTGINQDFGIKDVGHARLMATELYASHPFLKGNFSFGVDFTNSSREENSESENSIMAGENNKIQELNMAYYVETMQHLGNVTFRIGGRYEHVNSEYFIGGRKNHEQSHVYDKFFPTASLSLPIGKTMVQLSYSKQCYRPLYSQLSNTVHYVNKYLYQSGNPYLQPSYSDNISLNLRYRWLALTANYKKVQNQIITSYTYYDDAKTIALLKKENSRNSLSNLQIMASFMPGFLWKCYYPVLACGVVSQFYKIDYRGNIKHVDNPLVVVKFNNIFKFHNNYMATVNYSWRSEGNSENIKMGSIGQINLSLAKDLSKKWNVKLSANDIFNTARKNTFTIFSGMNDVYIEKAASVRAVECNVRYKFNTVKTKYKGKGAGKKEMDRL; from the coding sequence GTTAGAGCAACCCGCCCTTTGGCAAAGTTGAACAGCGAAGGCTTTGTGACAGAAGTCAAAGGTACCGTTTTGGAAAAACTTGGTTTTGCAAAAGACGTTATGGGTATGTTGCCTGGTGTACTGAATAATAATGGTTCCATTGAAGTTTTTGGCAAGGGAAAACCAGTCTTCTATATCAATGGACATATTGTCCGCAATAATATAGAAGTTGAGCAATTGAAGGCTAACCAAATAGATAAGATAACAGTTATAACGAATCCAAGTTCACGTTATGCCTCAACCGTAGGTTCCATCATAAAGATAACAACCATTAAAAAGGTTGGGGATGGTTTCTCCTTTGATAACATCGCTACTATTGGTTATCGTAATTATCTGTATGGCAAAGACAATTTGGACTTGAACTATAGAATTGACAATTTGGATGTTTTTGGAACGTTGGGATTTGAGAAAGGCAAGGATACGAACTCTAGCAAAAATGTTCAGAATTCATGGCTCTCGTCACATCATCAGCAGAATACGACTATGAAATCGACACAGCACTCAAACTTGATTGATGGTAAATGGGGATTTGATTTTTCCTCATCTCCAAAACTCTCATTTGGCGCATTTTACCAAGTGTCTTATGCTCCAATAAAGACCAATTCTAGCATTATGTCATCATTATATTCTGATGATGTAATTGAAAGTGAAACTTCTGCATACAAGGATATCAAATTAAGAGATTTGGAACATTTGTTAGATGGATATTGCCATGGGGTTTGGGGAAAATGGAATTTGGAAATGACTTTTGATTTAATGTGGAAAAAAACACGTGAAAATCAAAATGTTATAGAGCAAACTGGCATCAATCAGGATTTCGGAATAAAAGATGTTGGGCATGCTAGGTTAATGGCAACGGAATTATATGCGTCACACCCATTTCTTAAAGGTAATTTTAGCTTTGGAGTAGATTTCACCAATAGTAGCCGTGAGGAAAATTCAGAAAGTGAAAATAGCATTATGGCAGGCGAGAACAATAAAATACAGGAGCTTAACATGGCATATTACGTTGAGACTATGCAGCATCTAGGCAATGTAACATTCCGTATCGGTGGCAGGTATGAGCATGTGAACAGTGAATATTTTATAGGTGGCAGAAAAAATCACGAACAGTCACATGTTTATGATAAGTTTTTCCCGACTGCTTCATTGTCTCTGCCCATTGGAAAAACTATGGTGCAGCTGAGCTATTCTAAGCAATGCTATCGTCCATTGTACTCTCAGTTGAGCAACACGGTTCACTATGTTAACAAATATCTCTATCAAAGTGGAAATCCGTATTTGCAACCATCCTATAGCGACAACATCTCTTTGAATTTGAGGTATCGCTGGCTGGCATTAACTGCTAATTATAAAAAGGTGCAAAACCAAATAATAACATCATATACATATTATGATGATGCGAAGACTATAGCTTTGCTCAAAAAGGAAAATTCTAGAAACAGTCTGTCTAACTTACAGATAATGGCTTCTTTTATGCCCGGATTCCTTTGGAAATGCTATTATCCCGTATTGGCATGTGGTGTTGTCTCGCAATTTTACAAGATTGATTACAGAGGAAATATAAAGCACGTGGACAATCCTTTGGTTGTAGTTAAGTTCAATAATATTTTCAAATTCCATAACAACTATATGGCGACAGTAAATTACAGTTGGCGTAGTGAGGGAAATAGTGAGAATATTAAGATGGGGAGTATTGGACAGATAAATCTTTCTTTGGCTAAGGACTTATCTAAAAAATGGAATGTCAAGTTGTCTGCAAATGACATCTTTAATACTGCCCGCAAAAATACTTTTACCATTTTCAGCGGAATGAATGATGTCTATATTGAAAAGGCTGCGTCTGTAAGGGCAGTGGAATGTAACGTAAGATATAAGTTTAATACAGTTAAAACAAAATATAAAGGTAAAGGGGCAGGGAAAAAGGAAATGGATAGATTGTAA